A region from the Leptolyngbya subtilissima AS-A7 genome encodes:
- the urtC gene encoding urea ABC transporter permease subunit UrtC, with product MTTDIAVQPRRAAKASQKRKLMIEAIAVIAIALILILIMPMLLTGFRLNLLGRFLALGIVALGIDLIWGFTGLLSLGHGIFFGLGGYAFAMYLELNTLGEGQLPEFFGLYGVTELPWFWQPFNSLPFTLLAIFTIPAIVAGLLGYLVFRNRIRGVYFSILTQAALVVFFNLFNGQQKLINGTNGLKTSTSVFMGQQVGSDGMRMFFYISTVIALIAMYALCRWLTSGRFGRMLVAIRDDENRVRFSGYDPTAFKVLVFAVSGAIAGIAGALYTVQSGIISPQVMDIAFSIEMVIWVAVGGRATLVGAVLGAVLVNMARSLLSERFPDVWLFFQGALFLIVVTALPDGIIGWGRRQFGSVVSSALGLTPTDVPYASDSDSVVEAVPEFAEK from the coding sequence ATGACTACAGATATTGCCGTTCAACCTCGCCGCGCCGCCAAGGCCAGCCAAAAGCGCAAGTTGATGATTGAGGCGATCGCGGTCATTGCGATCGCCCTCATCCTGATTTTGATCATGCCGATGCTGCTGACGGGCTTTCGGCTGAATCTGCTGGGGCGCTTTTTGGCCCTCGGTATCGTGGCTCTGGGTATTGATTTGATCTGGGGCTTCACGGGCCTGCTCAGCCTGGGCCACGGCATCTTTTTTGGCCTGGGGGGCTATGCCTTTGCCATGTACCTGGAGTTAAACACTCTGGGCGAGGGGCAACTGCCAGAGTTTTTCGGCCTCTACGGGGTGACGGAGCTGCCCTGGTTTTGGCAGCCGTTCAACTCGCTGCCGTTTACGCTGCTGGCGATTTTTACCATACCGGCGATCGTGGCGGGGCTGCTGGGCTATTTGGTGTTCCGCAACCGCATTCGTGGGGTCTACTTCTCAATTTTGACCCAGGCCGCCCTGGTGGTGTTTTTTAACCTGTTCAATGGTCAGCAAAAGCTGATCAACGGCACCAACGGTCTCAAAACCTCTACCTCGGTGTTTATGGGCCAGCAGGTGGGCAGCGACGGCATGCGGATGTTCTTTTACATCAGCACCGTCATTGCGCTGATCGCTATGTACGCCCTCTGCCGCTGGCTTACCAGCGGGCGCTTTGGCCGCATGCTGGTGGCCATCCGCGATGACGAAAACCGGGTGCGCTTCTCAGGCTACGACCCAACGGCGTTTAAGGTGCTGGTGTTTGCGGTCTCAGGGGCGATCGCGGGTATTGCCGGTGCCCTTTACACGGTGCAATCGGGCATTATCTCGCCCCAGGTGATGGATATCGCCTTCTCCATCGAGATGGTGATTTGGGTCGCCGTAGGCGGGCGCGCCACCCTAGTCGGTGCCGTGCTGGGTGCCGTGCTGGTGAACATGGCCCGCAGCCTGCTCAGCGAGCGCTTTCCCGACGTGTGGCTATTTTTCCAGGGGGCATTGTTCCTGATTGTGGTGACAGCTTTGCCCGACGGCATTATTGGCTGGGGTCGCCGCCAATTTGGCTCTGTGGTTAGCTCGGCCCTAGGCCTCACCCCTACGGACGTGCCCTACGCCAGCGATAGCGATTCGGTAGTTGAAGCTGTCCCCGAGTTCGCCGAGAAGTAG
- the urtB gene encoding urea ABC transporter permease subunit UrtB → MLEGLIGGLFNGISIGAVLLIVALGLAIVFGLMGVINLAHGELMMFGAYTTFVVQNAAKSIGGIAPDLYIFAALPLAFLVAALLGLLLERTVIRYLYGRPLETLLATWGVSLILIQFIRSVSLPMVIGLGIFGVLFLVGRWVLTRYTDWERIQAWANPVFLGLSAAIAVLAWILIGNAGSAKFSRAWFSTRNVDVTPPSWLRGGITLGNSLQFPSARLFIIVLTILCLAAVYWFLNGTAWGLRIRSVTQNRGMSACLGIPTGQVDAITFALGSGLAGIAGCAVTLLGSVGPNLGANYIVDAFMVVVVGGVGKLVGSIVAALVIGITTYLVGSGTMALLFPPTGFFKPAVDFFTFFATTSMAKVMVFALIIAFLQVRPAGLFPPKGRSVEL, encoded by the coding sequence GTGTTGGAAGGCTTAATTGGTGGCCTTTTTAATGGCATTAGCATTGGTGCGGTGCTGTTGATTGTGGCATTGGGCTTAGCGATCGTGTTTGGCTTGATGGGGGTCATTAATCTGGCCCACGGCGAACTGATGATGTTTGGGGCTTACACCACATTTGTGGTGCAAAATGCGGCCAAAAGCATTGGGGGGATTGCTCCTGATCTATACATATTTGCGGCCCTGCCTCTGGCGTTTTTGGTGGCGGCTTTACTGGGCTTGCTGCTAGAGCGAACGGTGATTCGTTATCTCTATGGACGTCCCCTAGAAACGCTGTTGGCCACCTGGGGGGTGAGCCTGATTTTGATTCAGTTCATCCGCAGCGTCAGCCTGCCGATGGTAATTGGTCTGGGTATTTTTGGGGTGTTATTTTTAGTTGGTCGCTGGGTGCTGACGCGCTACACCGACTGGGAGCGTATTCAAGCCTGGGCTAACCCGGTATTTTTGGGACTGTCAGCGGCGATCGCGGTGCTGGCCTGGATTTTGATCGGCAACGCTGGCAGTGCTAAGTTCTCGCGAGCCTGGTTTAGCACCCGCAACGTTGATGTCACGCCGCCCAGCTGGCTGCGGGGAGGCATCACCTTGGGCAATTCGCTTCAATTTCCCTCTGCCCGACTATTTATTATTGTGCTCACCATTCTTTGCCTGGCGGCGGTTTACTGGTTCCTCAACGGCACCGCCTGGGGGCTGCGGATTCGCTCTGTGACTCAGAATCGAGGCATGAGTGCCTGCTTGGGTATTCCCACCGGGCAAGTGGATGCGATTACGTTTGCTCTGGGGTCTGGACTGGCGGGGATAGCCGGGTGCGCGGTGACGCTGCTGGGTTCAGTGGGCCCCAACCTAGGGGCCAACTACATCGTCGATGCCTTCATGGTGGTGGTGGTGGGCGGTGTCGGCAAACTGGTGGGCAGCATCGTGGCGGCGCTTGTGATTGGTATTACGACCTATCTGGTGGGATCGGGTACCATGGCGCTGCTGTTTCCGCCGACGGGATTTTTTAAGCCTGCGGTTGACTTCTTCACGTTCTTTGCCACAACGAGCATGGCCAAGGTGATGGTGTTTGCGTTGATTATCGCCTTTTTGCAGGTGCGGCCCGCTGGGCTGTTCCCGCCGAAGGGCCGTTCGGTGGAGCTATAG
- the urtD gene encoding urea ABC transporter ATP-binding protein UrtD, with protein MSTKVLEIKDVTVSFDGFKAINNLNFSMDEGELRVIIGPNGAGKTTFLDVISGKTKPTEGAAYFKGQDLRKYKEHEISRLGIGRKFQTPRVYLNLTPRENLDLSCNRNKNVFSTLFKKAPPAEKRTVGGLLETIGLDHKADIPAALLSHGEKQWLEIGMLVAQSPDLLLVDEPVAGLTDEETEQTGKLLMSLAESHSIVVIEHDMEFVRQIARQVTVLHQGSVLFEGTMDQVQTDPKVIEVYLGKETGLTPEQMLLLRIAATMAWADDNFADVQQALILDRLSRKFAHAPEEQAELRSDLQNLLATEIPLEDLVPQLTTQAQREEALMLSYEVISSNQINQTEAVVYQKLLNLLGLPPETVSRLEAAALEELAARG; from the coding sequence ATGAGCACCAAAGTCTTAGAGATTAAAGACGTCACCGTTAGCTTTGATGGGTTCAAGGCCATCAACAACCTCAACTTCAGCATGGACGAGGGTGAACTGCGGGTAATCATCGGCCCCAACGGCGCGGGCAAAACCACCTTCCTAGACGTCATTAGCGGCAAAACCAAACCTACCGAGGGCGCGGCCTATTTCAAAGGCCAAGACCTGCGCAAATACAAAGAGCACGAGATCTCCCGCTTGGGCATTGGTCGCAAGTTCCAAACCCCCCGCGTTTACCTCAACCTCACTCCCCGCGAAAACCTCGATCTCTCCTGCAATCGCAATAAAAACGTCTTCTCCACCCTGTTCAAAAAGGCCCCGCCTGCCGAAAAGCGCACCGTAGGCGGCCTGCTCGAAACCATTGGCCTTGACCACAAAGCTGACATCCCTGCCGCGCTGCTTTCCCATGGCGAGAAGCAGTGGCTTGAGATTGGCATGCTGGTGGCCCAGTCGCCCGATCTGCTGCTCGTAGATGAGCCCGTGGCGGGCCTCACCGACGAAGAGACCGAGCAGACCGGCAAGCTGCTAATGTCGCTGGCCGAAAGCCACTCCATTGTGGTGATTGAGCACGATATGGAGTTTGTGCGCCAGATTGCCCGTCAGGTTACCGTGCTGCACCAGGGCAGCGTGCTCTTTGAAGGCACCATGGACCAGGTGCAGACCGACCCCAAGGTAATCGAGGTCTACCTGGGCAAAGAAACCGGCCTCACCCCTGAGCAAATGCTGCTGCTGCGCATTGCCGCCACTATGGCCTGGGCCGACGACAACTTCGCCGATGTGCAGCAGGCGCTAATTCTCGATCGCCTCAGCCGCAAGTTTGCCCACGCCCCCGAAGAGCAGGCCGAGCTGCGGAGCGATCTCCAGAACCTGCTGGCCACCGAAATTCCCCTAGAAGACTTAGTACCTCAGCTCACCACCCAAGCCCAGCGTGAAGAAGCTCTCATGCTCAGCTACGAGGTGATTAGCTCTAACCAAATCAATCAAACCGAGGCCGTGGTCTACCAAAAACTGCTGAATTTGCTCGGTCTGCCTCCCGAGACCGTCAGCCGCCTAGAAGCCGCCGCCTTAGAGGAACTGGCTGCGCGAGGGTAG